One Pseudomonadota bacterium DNA segment encodes these proteins:
- the kdsA gene encoding 3-deoxy-8-phosphooctulonate synthase, translating to MRLCDFEAGPERPFFLIAGPCVVEGEGLAVETAGVLKEITGRLGIPFLYKSSYDKANRTSLASFRGLGIDEGLKVLENVKRQIGVPVLTDVHEDSPLAEVAAVVDVLQTPAFLCRQTGFIQAVARQGLPVNIKKGQFLAPWDMRHVVDKARATGNDQVLVCERGTSFGYNYLISDMRALAILRETGCPVVFDATHSVQMPGGRGTSSGGQREFVPILARAAMAVGIAGIFMETHPRPDEALSDGPNAWPLPEMEGLLETLKAIDLAVKARSDPA from the coding sequence ATGCGGCTCTGTGACTTCGAGGCGGGGCCGGAGCGGCCCTTTTTCCTGATCGCCGGGCCGTGCGTGGTCGAGGGCGAGGGGCTCGCCGTCGAGACCGCCGGCGTCCTCAAGGAGATCACCGGCCGCCTCGGGATCCCGTTCCTCTACAAATCGTCCTATGACAAGGCCAACCGCACCTCGCTCGCGAGCTTCCGGGGGCTCGGGATCGACGAGGGGCTCAAGGTCTTGGAAAACGTGAAACGCCAGATCGGCGTGCCGGTCTTGACGGATGTCCACGAGGATTCACCGCTCGCCGAGGTCGCTGCCGTGGTCGATGTCCTCCAGACACCGGCCTTCCTGTGCCGGCAGACGGGTTTCATTCAGGCCGTCGCCCGCCAGGGCCTGCCGGTTAATATCAAGAAGGGCCAGTTCCTGGCCCCCTGGGACATGCGCCACGTGGTCGACAAGGCGCGCGCGACCGGCAACGACCAGGTGCTCGTCTGCGAGCGCGGCACCTCGTTTGGCTACAATTACCTGATCTCGGACATGCGCGCGCTCGCCATCCTGCGCGAGACGGGCTGCCCCGTGGTGTTCGATGCCACGCACTCCGTGCAGATGCCGGGCGGGCGGGGCACCTCCTCCGGTGGCCAGCGGGAGTTCGTCCCGATACTGGCGCGGGCCGCGATGGCCGTCGGGATCGCGGGGATCTTCATGGAGACCCACCCGCGCCCCGACGAGGCCCTGAGCGATGGGCCCAACGCCTGGCCCCTGCCCGAGATGGAGGGGCTGTTAGAAACGCTGAAGGCGATCGACCTGGCGGTCAAGGCGCGTAGCGATCCCGCCTAG